The Waddlia chondrophila WSU 86-1044 genomic sequence GCATTACATGTTTAGGACTACCTGAAAAAACAAAATTTACAGATATTATCATCAATGACATATTTCGAGATCTACAACGAGATGTTTCTATAGAGATCGAAAAAAAACATCTTTTTGGTAAAATAACATGGATGGCGTTTTCTAATACGTTAAGAAAAAGTTATGATATAGAGGTTACAGTTGAAAAAGGTAGAATTACAGATGCAAAGCAAAACACAAGTGATTACACAGAAAACATGATAAAAAAGGAATTAATAGACCTACATGGACATATAATGATTCAGTGTCAATTTAAAAAAAGTGTTGAATAAAAGTATCTAAGTCAATAAATTCTCTCATCAACATTCATTCAGGCATTAAATCTTTTGGTGAGCATCCCAAGCCCTTGGCTATGGCTACGATGTTTTCCAAGGCAATATTTCTTTCCCCTCTTTCAACAGAACCAACATAGGTTGGGTGCAAGTCTGCTTTTTCAGCCAACTCCTCTTGAGTAATCCCGATCTCAAACCGTCTCATCCGAACCTTTAATCCAAAAGCCTTTCGGATTGGTGTTTTTTTTCTGTTGTGTGTCTCTTTGCTCATGTGTATCTCCTTAAATACACAAGGCTAAGAGTTCTCATAGTGTAGTTACACAGACGATGAGCACTAAATAAAGATTATGGGTATCATTTTATTCTGTTTTATTCTATCATTGACTCAAAAAATTGAATTAGTAAATTAAATAGGATAAAAATTGAAAAAGTTATTTTTAATTTTTGCTATAGGCATTATGTCTCTAACATTAAATTTGAAAGCAAATCAAATTGACTACGAAACAATCCAAAAAATTGAAGAGTATATGTCTAACGAGAAGGGATGGCATCCTTTAAATTATGCAATTGAAATGGATGATTACAAAACAGCATTGATTATTTGCGAGTATTCAGAAAAAGTAAACACTGTAGATGATGGCTTCAATCCTATTAACAGAATTTTTCACAGAACGTGCAGAAAAATTAATTTAAGCACTCCTATAAAAAATCGCCCAAAATTGAGCGAAGAGGCGTTAGAGTTAGTCTGGGCTATATTAGATAAAGGAATAAATGTTAATTATGTCCCTTTAAACTGTGGGCTTCCTCCCTCAGGAAACTCGTCGAGCTCATTCATCTATATATGCTTCTTGGGGCTTGAAGACCTGTTTTATGAATTTATTCATAGAAGGGTCGACATAAACCAAAGAAAAGGCTCCCCTCTTGCTACAGCTATCAGAGCTGGACACATGAACATCGTTCAAAGCCTGATTGAAGAGGGTGCTAACGCTAACTGGTGGGCATTACATCAAGCTGTCAGTTCTAAAAACTTTGAAGCAATAAATATTCTTCTTCAGGCTGGAGCTGATATCAATGAAATTGATTTGCTGATGTCCGCTATTTTTCATCATAAGAAAATAGGGCATTACCTTGACGGTCTTCCAATGCTCAGGTTTCTACTTGAAATGGGTGCTAATCCAAATGCTATAGCTATGGGAAAGAAAGATCCAATTTTGAAAGTTGTTTTGACAATGCCTGCTGATACAGTAGAACAGCAAAATTACAAAACAGACGTCATCAATACTTTGATAGAATATGGTGCTGTTTTGTATTAATTACTCAATTTTAAGAAGCCTATCAAGCAACTCTTCTACAGAATTTGTTAAGTCTCTAATCGCTCTTACACCCCGATTTGTATGAAGTGCTTTCAGGGATTCACCTATTTCACTCCTGTCCAAAGGCACTCTTTCGCCATTCCTTAACATCTGCCTGCCTCCTGTTGACAGGTTCAATTTTTTGAGGGCATCAACAAAATTCGAATGCAAAAATCTATTTCTAACCATTTGATATTGCTGAAGATTGTCTGTCTCTTTTTCGCTCAATTGATCGTGGAATGCAATCCTTATCGCTTTCAACAAATCATCTAACTTGCAGTTCCAGTAGTATTTTTGATCCTCCTTTTTCGATTCTGTGATTTTTTCCAATTCAAAAACGATTTTCTGAGACCTTTCAGCAAGATATCTCATCTTGAATTCAATCCAGAGGATTTGACCTGCTGACTCTTCTGTTTGAGATCTTAAATTATTAAAAGCACTTAGTTCCGCATGAATATTCATAGTTCCATCCTTTTTTCTATTTTTAACAAAATCTATCAGCAATAGCTAACCACGCAAGACCCGATAACAACACCGTTCTTTAAATCTTTCCTTCCGTTATCTGGAAGAGCCAAGACGACATCTGCATCAATTTTTGCCAGGTCTTTCTCATAGTCTACATTGGGATCGTAAATGACCAGGGCACTTTTATGCCTTCCGACTTCAGTGATGCCGCTCTCTAGCTTTGATATTCTGTTTTTGTTTGTTCGGTTCATTTACCTTTTTCCTCTAATATGTTGAGGCGGTTTTCGAAATCATGAGCCTCTAAGGCTTTAACGTACACGTCAACAATCCTTGACAGAGTTTCCCCTTCTGCTGGTGATATCTCTCCGTTTCCGACTGCCTGCGTAATCGATGTTATAGCTTCTAAAGCATCGGATGAGCTTTTAAGCTGGGGAAGCTCTATTGAGACCGTTGGATTCCTTTTTGGTGGCAAAACACGATCAAGAACAAGCTTTATTGCCTGGATATTTCCTTCTCTAGCTTGCGCAATGAGACTTCGACAAATTCCCTCTAACTCTCCCTCCAAAAGCACTTCAGCTGCCAAGGTTGCTTTGTTTTTTGTTCCCTTGGCTTTTCCGCAGGGATTTCCTGATTGTCCCTTTCGAAACCTTGTGTTTCCCTGCTTTTTTCCTGCATTTTCAGGCATTATCACTCTCCATTTCCGAAAATCCAGTTCTTTAACTGAGGCTTCATTAGATTTGCATCATATTTGTTCATTGCAACTCCATTTTCACTAGAATTCACGGTTTTTTCTGCCATTTTCTTTAAAAGTGTAGCAACTATACAGCAAGTTCCGAGTTCCTACACCAGTTCGTACACTAACTAAGCGGTTTAATTTTAACAAAATAGGTCTAAAAAGTGCAGGAAGTGCAGAAACTATCTCTATTTGTTGCCTATACCATTTTGTTTTCTCTATCTTTTTCTTATTTATTGTTTTTTTATTAAGTTTACTGGTGAAAGTTCCTACACTTCCTGCACAAAATAATATAAATTCTTGGTTTTCAATAACTTGAAAAGTGCAGAAACCTGTGTAAGAGCTGTGTAGCAAGTGCAGGAACTCAAAAAAAACTAATCTTCAATTTTGATTCCTTTCCAATAAGATCCTTGGCTTTTTCTTCCTTCCTTAAATCTAATTTTCAAATAGTCGGAAATTTCGTTTCTGGTAGGTTCTTTCATTTCGTTTGCTTTGCAATAATTTTTGATAGCAGCTTCCATTTTGCTTTTTTGAGTCGAAACAGCAGGGTCTTGAAAACACATCTCTTCTAGAAAGCAACCGATTCCATCATTTTCTTTTCTGTATCCTTCTGTTTGATCTATGACGGATTGTGGGACTTTTAATCCGATTTCTTGATATTCGAGACACCCATCCACCATCCATTTAAGAATTCCTTTAGCTTCTTCAAGTAGCTCATCTTTTAAACTTTCTTTGATCTCCCTTTCGTTTTCTCCGTCTTTTGGCTCTTTTACAAATCTTGCTTTGAAAGGAATTAAGATATTTCGAGACCAAAGAGCTTTATCTTCGGAAGGGGCTTTGGGTTTGTAGTTCGTTTGAAGGATCATTGTATGTGTAGGGGTTATTTGGAGGTCAACATTCGAATAAAGCCTTCTACAAGGAATAATATCCCTTCCACTTAGGTTTTTTACCTTGGCAGAGTCTATCTTTCTTCCTTCGTTGATCTCACTAAATACAGCCATTCGAACTCCTTCAAGGTTGGCGAGTTCTGGGTTTGGACTGCTTGAAGAAGGAGGATTCCTTTGGCTAAGAAGCATTTCGCTTGGGAATGTTTTGGATAAAGCACCTAACACGTGCTGTATTACGTGCATGAGCGTTCCCTTTCCATTCCGTCCGTTTCCGTAGAAATAGAAAATTTTCTCCTCTTTAGGCACTCCTAAAAGAGCGTATCCAATAACACGGCCGATGAATGAGGAAAGTTCTTTGTCACCAAGTGTAATGTCGTCTAAGAATTTAAGAAATTTTGGACAATTTGCATTCTTTTCATAGCTTGTTGGACAAACTTTTTTTATGTAGTTTTCTCTTTGTGCAGTCTCTAAATCCCCTGTTTTTAGGTTTATGATTCCATTCGAACAAGGCAATTTATTTGGGCAATAATCCCAGGAGTGCTTAAATGAAAGATATGCCGAAACTGTTTCAAGAACATTGCTTCTTCTTCTTGATGTTCTAAGCTGCTGTGATCTCTTGAAAAGTTCTTTTGAGACGCTTTCATCAATACTCTCATCCGATGTTGCAATTAGATAGGTGTCGGACACCTTTTCGAAATCTTTATATCTTTCTTTGTGGATATCAAGAGTCCACTGGCATCCATCCCACAAATAGAAAGCCCCATTTTTTCCTTCCGTTGGATCAAATAGATATTTTTTTTCGAACAACTCAACAAAAATCTCTGCGTCTCCACTTTCGTTTTTGTTTAGTCTTTCCAGAACCTTTTCATTTTCCGTTTTTTCCTTTTCGTGTTGTTCTACATACCTCCTCAACTCCTCGGCTTCTTTTCTTTTTTCGTCATTTGCTTTAAATCTTTCGTGGAGGTCTAATTCAATCCGATATCTCAAGTCCCCGCTTTTTTCATCTTTTCCAGGTTCTTTTGGAGGGTCTTTAAAATCTTGAATGCTTTTATGCCTTCCTTCTTCATCCTTCATCTTGTGAGCCTCTACCAGGAGTTCCATATCCTCTTTATGAACCTCTTTTTCTAGGATATGTAAACGTGTTTCCATTCCATTTATTTTTTTTGATTTCTTTGGAAGAGGGTTATGAAATTCGACAAGATCTGCATTAATCTTGTTTTTTTCAAGGAGGTTTGAGACTTCCGTTTTTGATCCTAGAGGACAGACATAGGCACTAAGAATGTCCACATATTGACAACCGATAACATCTTTGAGTTCCTTTTTTATCGAAGGAGTAAATTTGAGTTTCGACTTGCCTTTTGACTTAATCTTGAAGGCATTTTTTTCGAGACTGATTTCTTCTTTTGCCTCTTGATTGTCTTCTGTTTTTAGGTTATTATTATTCATATCAATGTCCTTGATATTTGATGTTAAGTTCTTAAGCCATCGACTTCCAGCGTCGGTGGCTTTGTCATTTTTCAACGTAACAGCCACTTCCACCTCTTAATGTTCCGCTAGATATAATGTCGCTTGCTTGACCTCTGGTTAGTTTATCCAAGCCAGCCCGATAACCTTTTGAACGAATAAGAGCTATCTGTTTTGCCGATGCTGGAAAATTTCTCCATTTAGCCTCTCTATCGCTAACGATAAAAACATCACGATTAGAGCGTGCAAAGTCTTCTGCTACTGCAAAGCTGTACTCGAAATTAAGATCGTCCGATATTGTCTGGCTTCCCTTTTCCGATGCTAAAACTACCCTGTATCGATCCTTGTTTATCGGTACAATACCAAGACGGATATTGTCCCCTTTGAGGACATAAATGTTGCTTTCATTGCAAGTCCAGGTGAATTCTTGCCCTAAAGGATCAAATCTAATAAGTGCAGCTTTAAGTTTTTGATTGAGATTCGCTGGAAAAGATTCTACAAGACCTGGCTGGTCTGATTTTTCCAATTTTTCAACTTCATTTATTTTTTCGGAGTCTTCTAAAAGCGTAACTGTGTTGCAAAGGCCGTGATGCTTTGCGCAGAGATCTATTATGATGCAATCTCTTTTGTTTGGGTAAAGCCGAAGCCCTCTTCCTGCCATTTGCTGATAAAGCCCCTTGGATTGCGTGGGTCGTGCCACTATGACGCAAGAGGTCTCAGGGGCATCAAACCCCTCAGTCAATACCTGGCAATTGCAAAGAACCTGTATTTGTCCTGATCGGTATCTTTTTAATACACTTTCCCTTTCGCTTTTGGACATTCTACCATGGATAGTATCAGATGAGATTCCGCAACAGTTAAACAAACAGGAAAGGTTGTAGGCATGTTGGATATTGACTCCGAAGCAAATTGTTTGCCTTCCTTCCCCTTCTTTCTGATAGGCATCAAAAACAATCTGGCGGATTTCTGGGATATCCATGACCTTAGCAAGGGATTCTGCTTGAAAATCGCCGTCCCCCATTTTAACTTTTGAAAGATCTATATCTGTTGAGACCTTAATCCCTTTTGGTGGACAGAGATAGCCTTCCTCAATCATTTCTTTGATTGTCCTTTGATAGGCTACCGTATCAAAGACCTCTTTCAATCCTTTTCCATCTTGCCTAAATGCTGTGGCTGTAAACCCACAAAGAAGGCGATCTGTTTTGCAGCCAAACCCAAGAGCATTTAAAATATTTCTGGAGGTTTTAGAAGCGGCATGGTGGCATTCGTCATAAACAAGAAGTTTGAAATTTTGAGCTTGCAATTCAACTAGGTTATTAGGTTGTCTGGCACTTTGGATTGAGGAGACTATAACAGGAAAATCAAACTCTTTTGAGTCGGCATTTACTAAGCCAACACTCAAATTAGGAGCGATCATTTGGATTTTTTCTCTAGCCTGTTCTAGAAGTTCATTTGTGTGGGCTAAAACAAGGGATTTCCCTTCAAATTCTTTAATCAAAGAGGCGAAAACAACTGTTTTTCCAGAAGCTGTCGGCAGCGAGACGAGCTGTCGGCAATTGCCATTTTTATAGTTGGATGCAATAGCATCAAGGCATTCTCTTTGATACTTCCGAAGAGTTAACATGCAACACCACTTTTAGGTTGGGTTCGGAATTTTTGAACATAAGCTTTACACCGTGAAGTGATGAAAGCTGCTACATTTCTCACCCGATAAAGCCTTTGGTAGGTCACAAAGTCTTCTATAGCCAGCCTAAGTACATGAAGACCATATTTAGAAAGCAGTCTTTTGTCTTTTTGAGAGACAGGAAGATTCCTGATTTCATAAGGAATTGGTTCTTCTTCAGAATAATTTCCTGTATGTTGAACGTTGTCGTCCCTAACGTTCCGATTATAATTAGAAGATGAGTTAATATGTGTCGGATTTACTGTCGGATCTTGTGTCGGATTTGGGGGATTTTCTGGCTTTGGAGGATCTCTTCTGAAGGTATCCTTTTTGGTTGGGTCTAATCTAAGAAGATGTTCGGAAATGAAATAGGTACATGTCCGCCAAGCTTTCTTCAAAGTCATTAGCCAGCCAAGCTCTGAAAACTTCTTGATCGCTTGAATAACAGTGTCTCTGTGGCATCCCACTTTCTCTGCGATATGCTTATGGCTCGGCTTCACCACTCGATAGTTTCTGCAAAACCAATGAAGATAGTTCCATATCTTCTGTTGCGTAGGTGTAAGCATTGGATAGAGATTCTTGAAGTGCTCAATGTCTTCTTTTGTGCTATTCATTACTCCCCCCCTACTTTTTTGGATTTTTGGCGGTACTTTTCTTTCAGGAACGCCAAAACGTCCTCTTTCTGTATTAGAATTCGATAGGGGCTGATTCTGACGTGGGGAATGCCGCCATCCTGGACAAAGTGAGTGGCTGCGCTGTGGGAGCCGAAAAAACCTAACTCATGCAAATGCTTGGGCTGTACAAATTCGGAAGGGATTGCATCCAGCATTTTCCGAATTTTCGCAATGAAGCCTTCTGTTGGGCTTGTGGTTTGTGTGTTTTGTTCTTGAGATAATGTTTCAAGCATTGGGTTTAACCTCCATTTTCAAAAGTTTAATT encodes the following:
- a CDS encoding DUF5681 domain-containing protein, yielding MPENAGKKQGNTRFRKGQSGNPCGKAKGTKNKATLAAEVLLEGELEGICRSLIAQAREGNIQAIKLVLDRVLPPKRNPTVSIELPQLKSSSDALEAITSITQAVGNGEISPAEGETLSRIVDVYVKALEAHDFENRLNILEEKGK
- a CDS encoding helix-turn-helix domain-containing protein, yielding MSKETHNRKKTPIRKAFGLKVRMRRFEIGITQEELAEKADLHPTYVGSVERGERNIALENIVAIAKGLGCSPKDLMPE
- a CDS encoding DEAD/DEAH box helicase, which codes for MLTLRKYQRECLDAIASNYKNGNCRQLVSLPTASGKTVVFASLIKEFEGKSLVLAHTNELLEQAREKIQMIAPNLSVGLVNADSKEFDFPVIVSSIQSARQPNNLVELQAQNFKLLVYDECHHAASKTSRNILNALGFGCKTDRLLCGFTATAFRQDGKGLKEVFDTVAYQRTIKEMIEEGYLCPPKGIKVSTDIDLSKVKMGDGDFQAESLAKVMDIPEIRQIVFDAYQKEGEGRQTICFGVNIQHAYNLSCLFNCCGISSDTIHGRMSKSERESVLKRYRSGQIQVLCNCQVLTEGFDAPETSCVIVARPTQSKGLYQQMAGRGLRLYPNKRDCIIIDLCAKHHGLCNTVTLLEDSEKINEVEKLEKSDQPGLVESFPANLNQKLKAALIRFDPLGQEFTWTCNESNIYVLKGDNIRLGIVPINKDRYRVVLASEKGSQTISDDLNFEYSFAVAEDFARSNRDVFIVSDREAKWRNFPASAKQIALIRSKGYRAGLDKLTRGQASDIISSGTLRGGSGCYVEK
- a CDS encoding DNA primase family protein, yielding MNNNNLKTEDNQEAKEEISLEKNAFKIKSKGKSKLKFTPSIKKELKDVIGCQYVDILSAYVCPLGSKTEVSNLLEKNKINADLVEFHNPLPKKSKKINGMETRLHILEKEVHKEDMELLVEAHKMKDEEGRHKSIQDFKDPPKEPGKDEKSGDLRYRIELDLHERFKANDEKRKEAEELRRYVEQHEKEKTENEKVLERLNKNESGDAEIFVELFEKKYLFDPTEGKNGAFYLWDGCQWTLDIHKERYKDFEKVSDTYLIATSDESIDESVSKELFKRSQQLRTSRRRSNVLETVSAYLSFKHSWDYCPNKLPCSNGIINLKTGDLETAQRENYIKKVCPTSYEKNANCPKFLKFLDDITLGDKELSSFIGRVIGYALLGVPKEEKIFYFYGNGRNGKGTLMHVIQHVLGALSKTFPSEMLLSQRNPPSSSSPNPELANLEGVRMAVFSEINEGRKIDSAKVKNLSGRDIIPCRRLYSNVDLQITPTHTMILQTNYKPKAPSEDKALWSRNILIPFKARFVKEPKDGENEREIKESLKDELLEEAKGILKWMVDGCLEYQEIGLKVPQSVIDQTEGYRKENDGIGCFLEEMCFQDPAVSTQKSKMEAAIKNYCKANEMKEPTRNEISDYLKIRFKEGRKSQGSYWKGIKIED
- a CDS encoding ankyrin repeat domain-containing protein, which gives rise to MKKLFLIFAIGIMSLTLNLKANQIDYETIQKIEEYMSNEKGWHPLNYAIEMDDYKTALIICEYSEKVNTVDDGFNPINRIFHRTCRKINLSTPIKNRPKLSEEALELVWAILDKGINVNYVPLNCGLPPSGNSSSSFIYICFLGLEDLFYEFIHRRVDINQRKGSPLATAIRAGHMNIVQSLIEEGANANWWALHQAVSSKNFEAINILLQAGADINEIDLLMSAIFHHKKIGHYLDGLPMLRFLLEMGANPNAIAMGKKDPILKVVLTMPADTVEQQNYKTDVINTLIEYGAVLY
- a CDS encoding helix-turn-helix domain-containing protein; this translates as MNSTKEDIEHFKNLYPMLTPTQQKIWNYLHWFCRNYRVVKPSHKHIAEKVGCHRDTVIQAIKKFSELGWLMTLKKAWRTCTYFISEHLLRLDPTKKDTFRRDPPKPENPPNPTQDPTVNPTHINSSSNYNRNVRDDNVQHTGNYSEEEPIPYEIRNLPVSQKDKRLLSKYGLHVLRLAIEDFVTYQRLYRVRNVAAFITSRCKAYVQKFRTQPKSGVAC